The genomic DNA CGCGACGTGTGCACGCATGCCATGGCCATTGCCGCGGACATCTGCGTGTACACCAACTCCAACGTCACCTACGAAGAGCTCTGAGAGGTCTCCCCGTGGCAGAAACGCGCAAGTTGTCCGCCTTCACGCCCCGCGAGGTCGTCAGCGAGCTGGATCGCTACATCGTCGGCCAGAACGCCGCCAAGCGAGCGGTCGCCATCGCGCTGCGCAATCGCTGGCGCCGTCAGCAGGTCCCCGATGACCTGCGCGATGAAATCTATCCAAAGAACATCATCATGATCGGGCCCACGGGCGTGGGGAAGACGGAGATCGCCCGCCGCCTGGCGAAGCTCGCGCAGGCGCCCTTCGTGAAGGTGGAGGCCTCCAAGTTCACCGAGGTGGGCTACGTGGGCCGCGACGTCGAGTCGATGATCCGCGACCTGGTGGAAGCGGCCCTGGCGCTCGTCCGCGAAGAGGAGACGGAGAAGGTCAAGCCGCGCGCGGAGGAGCTGGCCGAGGACCGGCTGATGGAGCTGATCCACAACGGGGGCTCATCCCCGCGTCCCGCCTCACCGCCGCCGTTTGGCTTTGCTCCCCCGGATCCGCCCCCGCCCTCGCGCCTGGGCGAGTCCGAGCGCGAGAAGCTGCGCGCTCAGCTCCGCGCGGGCACGCTGGATGATCAGTACGTCGAGGTGGAGACGAGCGAGTCCTCGCCCACGTTCCTCAAGGGCTTCTCGGGGCAGGGGATGGAGGAGATTGGCGTCAACCTCCAGGACCTGTTCAAGAACATGCCGGGCATGAAGAACACCCGGCGTCGTCGGGTGCGCGTGCCCGAGGCGCTCCAGGTGCTCAAGGCCGAGGAGGCGCAGAAGCTGGTGGATCCGGACCGCGTCCAACGCGAGGCGGTGGCACGCGCGGAGTCCAGCGGCATCGTCTTCATCGACGAGATCGACAAGATCGCCAGCCGAGAAGGCTCGAAGGCGGGCGGGCCGGACGTGTCGCGTGAGGGCGTGCAGCGCGACATCCTGCCCATCGTCGAGGGCTCGACCGTCAACACCAAGTACGGCCAGGTGAAGACGGACCACATGCTCTTCATCGCGGCGGGAGCGTTCCACGTCTCCAAGCCGGCGGACCTCATCCCCGAGCTGCAAGGGCGCTTCCCCATCCGCGTGGAGCTGGAGCCCCTGTCTGGCGATGACCTGGTGCGCATCCTGCGCGAGCCGAAGAACTCGCTCTTGCGGCAGTACACCGCGCTGCTCGCCACCGAAGGCGTGCGCCTGTCCTTCACCGACGACGCCGCGACGGAGCTGGCGCGCATCGCCCAGCAGGCGAACGAGCGCACGCAGAACATCGGCGCTCGGCGTCTGCACACCGTGCTGGAGCGACTGTTGGACGAGGTGTCCTTCACGGCCAGCGAGATGGGGCCACGAGATTTCCAGGTGGACGGAAACTATGTGCGCGAGCGGCTGGCGGCCATCGTCCAGGACGAGGACCTGTCGCGCTACATCCTCTAGCGCGCTAGCTTGCGCGCCTTCCCGTCCGCACCGAGGAACGAAGCCTTGTCGCAAGCCGAAGCCACCGCCAACGACTCCCTCATCCAGAAGGCGAAGCGTCACCTGCTGCAGAACTACAAGCAGCAGCCGCTCGCCTTGGTGCGTGGCCAGGGCACGCGTGTCTGGGACGCCGATGGGCGCGCGTACCTGGACTGCATCGGTGGCATCGCGGTGTGCGCGTTGGGGCACTGTCATCCGGAGGTGACGGCGGCGGCGAAGGCGCAGCTCGACACGCTCTGGCACGTCTCCAACGCGTTCTATTCGCAGCCGCAGATCGACCTGGCCGCGCTGCTCACCGAGTTCGCCGGCCTGCCGCGCGCCTTCTTCTGCAACTCAGGCGCGGAGGCCAACGAGGCGCTGCTGAAGCTGGCGCGCAAGGTGATGAAGGACCGGGGCACGCCCGAGCGCTTCGAGGTCATCTCCTTCGAGAAGAGCTTCCATGGCCGCACGCTGGCCACCGTCACCGCCACCGGGCAGGCCAAGTACCACGCGGGCTTCGAGCCCCTGCCCGCGGGCTTCCGCCACGTGCCCTATGGCGACCTCGAAGCGGTGCGCCGCGCCGTGGGGCCCAGCACCGCGGCCATCCTCGTGGAGCCCATCCAGGGCGAGGGTGGGGTGCGGGTCGCTCCTCCTGGGTTCCTCGCGGAGCTGCGCGCGCTGTGCGACGCGCACGGGTTGCTGCTGCTCGTGGATGAAATCCAGACGGGCATGGGCCGCACCGGCAAGCCCTTCGCCTTCATGCACGAGGGCATCCAGCCGGACGCCATCAGCGTGGCCAAGGCCCTGGGCAATGGCCTGCCCATTGGCGCGATGCTGTGCAAGGAGTCCCTCGCGCCGAGCCTCGCGCCGGGGACGCACGGCACCACGTTTGGCGGCAACCTCGTGGCCGCCGCCGCCGCGCAGGTCGTCGTCCGGGCGCTGCGCGAGCCGGCGATGCTCCAGTCCGTCGCGGAGAAGGGCGAGTACTTCCTGGCGGGGGCTCGGGCCCTTCAGGCGCGCCTGCCCACCGGCCGCATCCAGGCGGTGCGCGGCCGGGGTCTCTTGATGGGCGTGGACGTGGGCCAGGAGTCGGGCCCGATCATCGCTCGCCTGCGCGCCGAGGGCCTGCTGGTGAACGCCGCGGGCGAGACGACGGTGCGCTTCGCGCCGCCCTTCATCATCACCCACGCGGAGTTGGACGAGGCCCTGGGCATCCTCGAACGCGTCCTGGCGGCCCTCTGAGCCGGCGGGCACGTCCTCGGGGGCGAGGGCCTGGGTGTTTGACGCCCTGCGTTCCGGACTCCTACACTCTGCGACCCGGCAAGCAGCCTTGGATCGTCACTTGAGCGAGCCCAACTCGATCGTCGGCCTGGGGGCCCGAACAGACCACGTCGCCACGGCGCCCCACCTGGATACCGCTCGCCTCCAGCTCACGCAGGAGGAAGGGGTGGTGCTCGGGCTGGTGGGCCGCGTGGAGCGCATCGACGCGGTGTTGTCGCGCTCCAGCCTGGGCGAAGCACGCACCATCGCCGCGCTCCTGTCCCTGCGCGCCAAGGGGGCCATCCTCCCCGCGCGCATCGTCCCCCGGGCCCAGCCCGCGCCCGCGGTGGATGCCGCCATGGCCGAGCAGGTGGACCTGGAGCCCGAGCGGAAGAAGGAGATCATCGAGTTGGAGCGCTCGCTCGACGCGATGGATCACTTCACCGTGCTCGGCATTGCGCCCTCCGCCACGGCCGCGGACGTCAAGCAGGCCTACTACACGGCCTCGCGGCGCTTCCACCCGGACCGGTACTTCGGCAAGAACCTGGGCAGCTTCCGCGCGCGGATGGAGCGCATCTTCCGGCGCCTCACCGAAGCCCACAACGTGCTCAGCCAGGATGAGCGCCGCGAGGCGTACCTGCGCGCGAATCCCGCCCTCACCGCGCCTCCTGCTGCGCCCGCGCGTCCCGCCGTAGCCGCCGCTCCGGTGGCCACGCCTCCGCCGGCGCGAGCCTCTGCCGCGCCGGTGGCCACGCCTCCGCCGGCGCGAGCCCCGGCCGCGCCCATGCCTCCGCGCCCCGCGCCTGCGCCCGTGCCGCCTCCGGAGCCGCCGCGCGCCGAGGTGTCACCGCTCTCCGAAGCCGAGTCCGAAGCCCGCAAGGCCGAGCGGCAGGCCCGCCTCGCGCGCCATCCCTACATGGCTCGCACCCATCGCCTGACCGAGCTGGTCGCGCGCGGCAAGGCCTTCGCCGCGAAGGGAGACTTCGAGCACGCCTATCAAGACTTCCACCAGGTGATGACGCTGGACCCGAAGAACCGCGAGGTCCCGGCGCTGCTGACCGAGGCGCGGCGGCGTCACGACGAGCAGCGCGCCAGGTCCGAGGTGGAGCGAGGGCGAGAGCTGGAGATGCGCGGCGACTTCACGGCCGCGCACGCGGCCTATCGCTTGGCCACGACGCTGGATGGTCACAGCGCGGAGGCCGCCTATCTGGCGGCCCGAGTGGGGCGCGAGCTGGGCCAGGAGCCCGGCGAAGTGCGAGCCTTGGCGCAGCGCGCCGTGGATGCACATCCCAGCCGGGCGGACTACCAGCTCTTGCTGGCCCAGTCCCTGTTGGTGGGTGGCGCGAAGAAGCTGGCCAAACGACACTTCGAGGAAGTGGTGCGGTTGGACCCTGACAATGCGGAGGCGCGGGCGGCACTGAAGAAGCTGCGCTGGACCTTCTAGGATGTGTACGGTTTCCCATGGCTGAGTCCGAACCTCTCATTGGCATCGACCTGGGGACGACGAACAGCATCGTCGCCACGGTCCAGGACGGCCAGCCGGTGGTCATCAAGAACCGCACCGGACAGGCGCTCACGCCGTCTGTCGTCGCGGTGGCGAAGAATGGCAAGCGGCTGGTGGGCAGCATTGCCAAACGTCAGGCCATCACCAATCCGCAGGAGACGGTCTACGCCGCCAAGCGCCTCATCGGGCGCAAGTTCTCCTCGCACCCGGTGCAGGACGCGCTGCGCACGCTCGCGTATCAGGTGGTCTGTGGTCAGCACGACGACGTCCGGGTTCGCCTGGCGGGAAGGGACCTGGCCGTCCCCGAAGTCAGCGCGATGATCCTCCAGGAGCTCAAGGCCGACGCCGAGGCACACTTCGGCCGGCCGGTGAGCAAGGCGGTCATCACCGTTCCCGCGTATTTCAATGACGGGCAGCGGCAGGCCACCAAGGACGCCGGGCGGATCGCGGGCCTGGAGGTGCTGCGCATCATCAACGAGCCCACCGCGGCGGCGCTGGCGTATGGCTTTGGCCGCACCGTCAACGGGAAGATCGCCGTGCTGGACCTGGGCGGCGGCACGTGTGACGTGTCTGTGTTGGAGGTCAACAACGGCGTCTTCGACGTGGTGGCCACCGGCGGCGATACCTTCCTCGGCGGCGAGGACTGGGACAATCGCATCATCGAGTGGCTGGTGTTTGGTTTTGCGAAGGAGCACGGCATCGACCTGCGCAAGGACCGCATGGCCTTGCAGCGGCTGAAGGATGCCGCCGAGAAGGGCAAGGTGGAGCTGTCGTCCGTGCGCGAGACACAGGTCAGTCTGCCATTCATTTGCACACCGCCGGGAGGCGGCGCCGCGCTGCACCTGCA from Myxococcaceae bacterium JPH2 includes the following:
- the hslU gene encoding ATP-dependent protease ATPase subunit HslU → MAETRKLSAFTPREVVSELDRYIVGQNAAKRAVAIALRNRWRRQQVPDDLRDEIYPKNIIMIGPTGVGKTEIARRLAKLAQAPFVKVEASKFTEVGYVGRDVESMIRDLVEAALALVREEETEKVKPRAEELAEDRLMELIHNGGSSPRPASPPPFGFAPPDPPPPSRLGESEREKLRAQLRAGTLDDQYVEVETSESSPTFLKGFSGQGMEEIGVNLQDLFKNMPGMKNTRRRRVRVPEALQVLKAEEAQKLVDPDRVQREAVARAESSGIVFIDEIDKIASREGSKAGGPDVSREGVQRDILPIVEGSTVNTKYGQVKTDHMLFIAAGAFHVSKPADLIPELQGRFPIRVELEPLSGDDLVRILREPKNSLLRQYTALLATEGVRLSFTDDAATELARIAQQANERTQNIGARRLHTVLERLLDEVSFTASEMGPRDFQVDGNYVRERLAAIVQDEDLSRYIL
- a CDS encoding aspartate aminotransferase family protein, translating into MSQAEATANDSLIQKAKRHLLQNYKQQPLALVRGQGTRVWDADGRAYLDCIGGIAVCALGHCHPEVTAAAKAQLDTLWHVSNAFYSQPQIDLAALLTEFAGLPRAFFCNSGAEANEALLKLARKVMKDRGTPERFEVISFEKSFHGRTLATVTATGQAKYHAGFEPLPAGFRHVPYGDLEAVRRAVGPSTAAILVEPIQGEGGVRVAPPGFLAELRALCDAHGLLLLVDEIQTGMGRTGKPFAFMHEGIQPDAISVAKALGNGLPIGAMLCKESLAPSLAPGTHGTTFGGNLVAAAAAQVVVRALREPAMLQSVAEKGEYFLAGARALQARLPTGRIQAVRGRGLLMGVDVGQESGPIIARLRAEGLLVNAAGETTVRFAPPFIITHAELDEALGILERVLAAL
- a CDS encoding DnaJ domain-containing protein gives rise to the protein MSEPNSIVGLGARTDHVATAPHLDTARLQLTQEEGVVLGLVGRVERIDAVLSRSSLGEARTIAALLSLRAKGAILPARIVPRAQPAPAVDAAMAEQVDLEPERKKEIIELERSLDAMDHFTVLGIAPSATAADVKQAYYTASRRFHPDRYFGKNLGSFRARMERIFRRLTEAHNVLSQDERREAYLRANPALTAPPAAPARPAVAAAPVATPPPARASAAPVATPPPARAPAAPMPPRPAPAPVPPPEPPRAEVSPLSEAESEARKAERQARLARHPYMARTHRLTELVARGKAFAAKGDFEHAYQDFHQVMTLDPKNREVPALLTEARRRHDEQRARSEVERGRELEMRGDFTAAHAAYRLATTLDGHSAEAAYLAARVGRELGQEPGEVRALAQRAVDAHPSRADYQLLLAQSLLVGGAKKLAKRHFEEVVRLDPDNAEARAALKKLRWTF